Proteins encoded in a region of the Quercus lobata isolate SW786 chromosome 8, ValleyOak3.0 Primary Assembly, whole genome shotgun sequence genome:
- the LOC115957166 gene encoding AT-hook motif nuclear-localized protein 15-like — MASRWWAGNVAMRGVDPMSSTPSLHLRNPDEDSGGLNSLGPRREQEFMDNNNHNSNTNTTSTNSSTSNTTTPQRQNLEEEDSREIDHEAEDLNNSGGQELIEPGSSSGRRPRGRPPGSKNKPKPPIVITKESPNALRSHVLEISSGSDITECIGTFANQRHRGVSVLSGSGIVNNVTLRQPAAPGGVITLHGRFEILSLSGAFLPAPSPPGATGLTVYLAGGQGQVVGGTVVGPLVASGPVMVIAATFTNATYERLPLEDEAAVGEGMQVQQQQQQSGVNSGTNGNPAATQGLGEQVAVSMPMYNLPPNLLPNGQMPHDVFWGPPPRPPPSY; from the coding sequence ATGGCGAGTCGATGGTGGGCTGGGAATGTAGCGATGAGAGGTGTGGACCCCATGTCCTCGACCCCATCGCTTCATCTGAGAAACCCAGACGAAGATAGTGGCGGATTGAACAGTCTCGGACCCAGAAGAGAGCAAGAATTCATGGACAACAACAACCATAACAGTAACACCAATACTACTTCCACCAATAGTAGCACAAGCAACACCACCACCCCACAAAGGCAAAAccttgaagaagaagatagcCGAGAGATTGATCATGAAGCTGAGGACTTGAATAATAGTGGTGGCCAAGAACTTATCGAGCCAGGTAGTAGTAGTGGGCGCAGGCCACGTGGCAGACCACCGGGGTCGAAGAACAAGCCAAAGCCTCCAATAGTGATCACAAAAGAGAGTCCCAATGCTCTTCGAAGCCATGTATTGGAAATCAGCAGTGGGAGTGATATTACTGAGTGCATTGGTACTTTTGCTAATCAAAGGCATAGAGGGGTCTCGGTTTTGAGTGGTAGTGGCATTGTCAATAATGTTACTCTTAGGCAACCAGCTGCACCTGGTGGAGTCATTACTCTTCATGGAAGATTTGAGATTTTATCTCTATCTGGTGCTTTCCTGCCAGCCCCGTCGCCACCCGGGGCCACGGGGCTAACTGTGTATTTAGCTGGTGGACAAGGCCAAGTTGTTGGTGGCACCGTTGTTGGTCCATTGGTGGCTTCAGGGCCGGTTATGGTTATTGCGGCGACGTTTACTAATGCTACGTACGAGAGGTTGCCATTAGAGGACGAGGCAGCGGTTGGGGAAGGAATGCAAgtgcagcagcaacaacaacaatcagGAGTGAATTCTGGGACTAATGGGAATCCAGCAGCAACTCAAGGTTTGGGTGAACAGGTGGCGGTTTCAATGCCTATGTACAATTTACCTCCAAATTTGCTACCAAATGGTCAGATGCCCCATGATGTTTTTTGGGGTCCTCCTCCTCGTCCACCTCCATCTTACTGA